Proteins encoded together in one Quercus lobata isolate SW786 chromosome 3, ValleyOak3.0 Primary Assembly, whole genome shotgun sequence window:
- the LOC115980617 gene encoding uncharacterized protein LOC115980617, with protein sequence MVNSSTVMGFIQDTKKFNNCINECFEMLDIDGNGKLSRELLYGGLHKLLSLENNTNQEEEIYNLYEVIFKRFDKDEKGFIDRMEFESLIRELMLAMGRGIGDLPVLVALEEHSLLMKAVQYEVASLKEGSRKNKRKREKNVLRDICLCCHKLETS encoded by the coding sequence ATGGTTAATAGCTCCACGGTAATGGGATTCATCCAAGACACAAAGAAGTTTAACAATTGCATCAATGAATGTTTTGAGATGCTAGATATTGATGGTAATGGTAAGCTTTCAAGAGAATTGCTTTATGGGGGTCTTCATAAGCTTTTGTCATTGGAAAACAATACGAACCAAGAGGAAGAGATCTATAATCTCTATGAAGTAATTTTCAAGAGGTTTGATAAGGATGAAAAAGGTTTCATTGATCGAATGGAATTTGAGTCTCTTATTAGGGAGCTCATGCTAGCCATGGGTCGTGGAATTGGTGATTTGCCAGTTCTAGTGGCTCTTGAGGAACACAGTCTGCTTATGAAGGCTGTTCAATATGAAGTGGCTAGCTTAAAGGAAGGTAGTcgaaagaataaaagaaagagagaaaagaatgtgCTTCGTGATATATGCCTTTGTTGTCATAAATTGGAAACTAGCTAG